One window of Chloroflexus aggregans DSM 9485 genomic DNA carries:
- a CDS encoding ArsR/SmtB family transcription factor, which produces MSLHRFKAEFFKALGHPTRLAILDQLRAGERSVQDLQQALAIEQSSVSQQLAVLRNKNIVDSRKEGTTVYYRVRDPMIFQLLDVARQIFNNHLIDTQEMLAILNEEQDTVR; this is translated from the coding sequence ATGTCTCTCCATCGGTTCAAAGCCGAGTTCTTTAAAGCCCTTGGGCATCCTACCCGGCTCGCCATTCTCGATCAGTTGCGCGCCGGTGAACGGAGTGTCCAGGATTTGCAGCAGGCACTGGCGATTGAGCAATCGAGTGTCTCGCAGCAGTTGGCCGTCCTGCGTAACAAGAATATCGTCGATTCTCGGAAAGAGGGTACGACAGTCTACTACCGTGTCCGTGATCCGATGATCTTTCAATTGCTCGATGTGGCCCGGCAAATTTTTAATAACCATCTGATCGATACGCAGGAGATGTTAGCGATCTTGAATGAAGAGCAGGATACCGTTCGATAG
- a CDS encoding iron-containing alcohol dehydrogenase, with protein MMPPREFIMPAQMVIGSGAVEQVGAQCAKRGWRKALIVTDQIMQKLGIVGQVEQNLANHGIAGVVYAGVNTEPVVEYVQEALARYHEGGCDFVVAVGGGSPIDTAKAVAVLVTNGGSIEQYKGIGKIANPGVPLVAIPTTAGTGSEATIYTVITDQKTDVKMLIGSPYLMPTIAIVDPMLTISSPPSVTAATGVDALVHAIEAYVSVKRQPMTDVLCLSAIELISSNIRQAWANGNNIEAREKMMLGATQAGIAFSNSSVALVHGMSRPIGAHFHIAHGVSNAALLAVVTEFSLVGDPKRYADIARAMGEPIEGLSLMEAADRAVVAIRRLVRDIKIPSLRQLGVERERLMELAPSMADAAIDSGSPANNPRKPTKQEIIELYAKAYDEGERMVG; from the coding sequence ATGATGCCACCGCGTGAGTTTATTATGCCGGCCCAGATGGTGATCGGTTCCGGTGCGGTTGAACAGGTCGGCGCGCAGTGTGCGAAGCGGGGCTGGCGGAAGGCACTCATCGTGACCGATCAGATTATGCAGAAGCTCGGTATTGTCGGGCAGGTTGAGCAGAATCTCGCGAATCACGGCATTGCCGGTGTCGTGTATGCCGGTGTCAATACCGAACCGGTGGTTGAGTATGTGCAAGAGGCGCTTGCTCGCTACCACGAGGGTGGTTGTGATTTTGTCGTTGCCGTCGGTGGTGGTAGCCCGATTGATACGGCCAAAGCAGTGGCGGTACTGGTCACTAATGGTGGTTCAATTGAGCAGTACAAAGGGATCGGTAAGATTGCCAACCCCGGCGTACCGTTAGTGGCAATTCCAACCACAGCCGGGACCGGTAGTGAAGCGACGATCTACACGGTGATTACCGATCAAAAGACCGATGTCAAAATGCTGATCGGTAGCCCTTACTTGATGCCGACAATTGCGATTGTCGATCCGATGCTGACCATCTCATCACCGCCGAGCGTGACCGCTGCGACCGGAGTTGATGCGTTGGTGCATGCGATTGAGGCCTACGTCTCGGTAAAGCGGCAACCGATGACCGATGTGTTGTGTTTGTCGGCGATTGAGCTCATTTCGAGCAATATCCGCCAGGCGTGGGCCAACGGTAATAATATCGAAGCGCGCGAAAAAATGATGCTGGGGGCAACCCAAGCCGGGATTGCGTTTAGCAACTCATCGGTAGCACTGGTTCACGGGATGTCGCGCCCGATCGGTGCGCACTTCCACATCGCGCATGGTGTCTCGAATGCAGCGTTGTTGGCCGTCGTGACCGAGTTTAGTCTGGTTGGTGATCCGAAGCGGTATGCCGATATTGCCCGCGCGATGGGTGAACCGATCGAGGGGTTATCACTGATGGAAGCCGCCGATCGCGCTGTGGTCGCGATTCGACGATTGGTGCGGGACATCAAAATTCCCTCACTCCGTCAGTTGGGGGTTGAGCGCGAACGATTGATGGAACTTGCCCCATCGATGGCCGATGCAGCCATTGACAGTGGCAGCCCGGCGAATAACCCGCGCAAGCCGACCAAGCAAGAGATTATCGAGTTGTACGCTAAGGCGTATGACGAGGGTGAGCGGATGGTTGGCTGA
- a CDS encoding SulP family inorganic anion transporter, which yields MHNLLGRLPILSTWQREFAGYSPTHLRSDILAGLTTGAVALPLALAFGVASGADAPAGLITAILAGLIIGGLGGAAYQISGPTGAMSAILIAISARYGIEGVWVATLLAGLIMIGLGLARLGRYIAFIPSPVIAGFTGGIALIIAIGQLDNVLGIQTPKAENALEKLLHYFTHPLIPDRHTLVIAGIVIAIMIVLPRFHKGIPASLVGIIVATAISVGLGWNVPIIGDIPQTILLDHRLTWQTIPWDHLGDLLTPAVSIAALGAIESLLCGAVGSTMSGKPFDSNQELVAQGIGNLLIPFFGGVPATAAIARTSVAIKSGAVTRLTSIVHALLLLLSALALGPILRYVPLAALGGVLLMTAWRMNEWESIHFFVNARLRHALIGFFITMLATAALDLTQAILIGIAISAVIYLRQSATSTVVTSSPINPQQLQGQGSPITATCPSIHVYYLTGPLFFGSVTTVLEAFETAGDYHTIIISMRGVPLIDAMGIQALHQIVEEHHARGGEVIFTALQPNVLEMFKRTGLFDLVGARNIYWSSAHAIVELHEKRLVAGCPRCHAHGDSCQVLQMARERLGNQPTPLSLPTASSSTHTS from the coding sequence ATGCACAACCTGCTCGGTCGCTTACCCATCCTCTCCACCTGGCAACGCGAATTTGCCGGTTATTCACCCACACACCTCCGCTCAGACATACTGGCCGGTTTGACAACCGGTGCCGTTGCGTTGCCTCTCGCACTTGCCTTCGGTGTTGCATCTGGCGCCGATGCTCCCGCCGGTCTCATTACCGCCATTCTAGCCGGATTGATCATCGGTGGTCTTGGTGGCGCCGCTTATCAGATTAGCGGTCCGACCGGTGCGATGTCGGCCATTCTGATCGCGATCTCGGCGCGCTATGGTATCGAAGGTGTGTGGGTTGCCACGCTCTTGGCCGGCCTGATAATGATCGGTCTTGGACTAGCCCGACTCGGTCGCTATATCGCGTTTATCCCCTCGCCGGTCATTGCCGGTTTTACCGGTGGGATTGCCCTTATTATCGCCATCGGTCAGCTTGATAACGTGCTCGGTATTCAAACCCCGAAAGCTGAAAACGCACTTGAGAAGTTACTCCACTACTTCACCCATCCCCTGATCCCCGACCGGCATACGCTCGTCATTGCCGGTATCGTGATCGCGATCATGATCGTCCTGCCACGTTTTCACAAAGGCATTCCCGCCTCGCTGGTTGGGATTATTGTAGCAACGGCGATCAGTGTCGGTCTAGGGTGGAATGTACCGATCATCGGTGATATTCCACAAACGATTTTGCTCGACCATCGCCTGACATGGCAAACCATTCCATGGGATCATCTTGGTGACCTATTAACACCGGCCGTCTCGATTGCTGCACTCGGCGCAATCGAGAGTCTGCTATGCGGTGCGGTCGGCTCAACGATGAGCGGTAAGCCGTTTGATAGCAATCAAGAATTGGTAGCTCAAGGGATCGGAAACCTACTCATACCGTTCTTTGGTGGAGTGCCGGCTACCGCTGCGATTGCCCGTACCAGCGTAGCAATCAAGAGTGGAGCGGTAACCCGACTAACCAGTATTGTCCATGCCTTACTGCTGCTCCTCAGCGCACTGGCCCTAGGGCCGATTCTGCGCTACGTTCCCCTTGCTGCGCTCGGCGGTGTCCTTCTGATGACTGCATGGCGCATGAATGAGTGGGAGAGCATTCACTTCTTCGTCAATGCACGTCTCCGCCACGCGCTTATCGGCTTCTTCATCACGATGCTGGCGACTGCTGCGCTTGATCTCACGCAAGCGATCTTAATCGGAATTGCGATCTCGGCAGTAATCTATCTCCGCCAATCGGCCACCAGTACGGTAGTGACCAGTTCGCCTATCAATCCACAGCAACTGCAAGGGCAAGGTTCGCCGATTACTGCAACGTGCCCCAGCATTCACGTCTACTACTTGACCGGTCCTCTCTTTTTTGGTAGTGTCACCACGGTGCTCGAAGCATTTGAAACCGCCGGCGATTATCACACGATCATCATCAGTATGCGCGGCGTACCCCTGATCGATGCAATGGGCATTCAGGCCCTCCATCAGATCGTCGAAGAACACCATGCACGCGGTGGTGAAGTCATTTTCACCGCGTTGCAACCGAACGTACTGGAGATGTTCAAACGCACCGGTCTCTTCGACCTTGTCGGGGCACGGAATATCTACTGGAGTTCGGCCCACGCGATTGTCGAACTGCACGAAAAACGGCTGGTTGCCGGTTGCCCACGCTGCCATGCGCACGGCGACAGTTGTCAAGTCTTGCAGATGGCTCGTGAACGACTCGGTAACCAACCGACACCGCTCTCCCTGCCTACAGCTTCTTCATCAACGCATACGAGCTGA
- a CDS encoding RNA-guided endonuclease InsQ/TnpB family protein, translating to MKTFVSKLRPTPAQVACLSETVETCRQRYNHALSERKTAYRERGETIGFARQCASLPMLKREVPHLQRVHSQVVQDVVRRGDRAFQAFVRRVNAGEKAGYPRCKGRDRYDSFTYPRWGNGVKREQGRLVLSKIGALRLHNDRPVEGTPNICIIVRNADGWYAHIVCDVAPSPLPPPGRSVGIDVGRESFATLSNGVQIANPRSYRAAERTLKQAQRRLARRVKGSNRSRKARTLLANAHLKVKRARRDFAHTIARAPVNEDDHLVVEKPNIRGMVRNHPLAKSISDAGWGIFLNILLAKAARAGRVVVAVNPAGTSHICAHCGESVPKRLAVRWHSCPYCGCALHRDHNAALTILKKGGGTAFGEAQPLGEPQNREPHRL from the coding sequence ATGAAGACGTTCGTCTCCAAGTTGCGTCCGACACCTGCTCAAGTGGCTTGTCTTTCTGAGACGGTGGAAACCTGCCGCCAACGCTACAACCACGCTCTGAGCGAGCGCAAGACCGCCTATCGGGAACGTGGCGAGACCATCGGCTTTGCGCGCCAATGCGCCAGCCTGCCTATGCTGAAACGGGAGGTGCCGCATCTGCAGCGTGTCCACTCTCAAGTGGTGCAGGATGTCGTGCGTCGAGGAGACCGCGCGTTTCAAGCGTTCGTTCGGCGGGTGAACGCCGGTGAAAAGGCGGGGTATCCGCGCTGCAAAGGGCGGGACCGGTACGATAGCTTCACCTATCCCCGGTGGGGCAACGGCGTCAAGCGGGAGCAGGGACGGCTCGTCCTCTCCAAAATCGGCGCTCTCCGGCTGCACAACGATCGCCCGGTTGAGGGCACGCCAAACATCTGTATCATCGTTCGCAACGCGGATGGATGGTACGCACATATCGTGTGTGACGTTGCACCATCACCACTCCCGCCACCTGGCAGGTCGGTAGGGATTGATGTTGGACGTGAGTCGTTTGCAACGCTGTCGAACGGCGTGCAGATTGCCAACCCGCGCTCCTATCGCGCCGCCGAACGCACGCTGAAACAGGCACAACGACGGCTCGCTCGTCGCGTGAAGGGCAGCAATCGCTCCCGTAAGGCTCGCACGTTGCTTGCGAACGCTCACCTGAAGGTCAAGCGGGCGCGACGGGACTTCGCCCACACAATCGCCCGCGCACCGGTCAATGAGGATGACCATCTTGTGGTTGAAAAACCGAACATTCGGGGGATGGTACGGAACCATCCCCTTGCCAAATCGATCTCCGACGCCGGATGGGGCATCTTTCTAAATATCCTGCTCGCCAAGGCTGCACGTGCTGGACGAGTCGTGGTGGCAGTCAACCCTGCCGGAACGTCGCACATATGTGCGCACTGTGGCGAGTCCGTTCCCAAACGGCTTGCCGTTCGCTGGCACTCCTGCCCGTATTGTGGTTGTGCGTTGCACCGCGATCATAATGCTGCGCTTACTATCCTAAAGAAGGGCGGGGGTACCGCCTTCGGGGAGGCTCAGCCGTTGGGCGAGCCGCAGAACCGAGAACCCCACAGGCTTTAG
- a CDS encoding acyl-CoA dehydrogenase family protein, with the protein MDLTANYDMFLGPEHNLLRQTVRNFAEREVAPYIREWDRSGAKAEGPEDRPHLRPILKRMGELGFLGICIPQRYGGAGMDYLALAVVCEELERVDSFLRVVMSVHTGLNSLSLLQWGTEEQKQRFLVPQARGEKLAAYCLTEPNSGTDAAAMQATARRDGDVYILNGEKIWISLADLADNFLVFAKTDPAAGPRGITAFIVERTMPGVSSYPIHGKLGVRAGNTGGVVFQDVRVPLSHRLGEEGEGFKIAMAALDNGRYTVAAGATGLIQASLEASIRYARERQTFGVPIGEHQLVKRMISHMVRKLDTSRLLVYRAGWMKNKGIRNTRETTLAKWHATVSSFEAADDALQIHGAYGYADEYPVERYLRNARGAIIYEGTRELQELLQADFVMGYRKYPTLRCELPAYDPELWEGEA; encoded by the coding sequence ATGGATCTGACCGCCAACTATGACATGTTTCTCGGCCCCGAACACAACCTCCTGCGCCAAACGGTGCGTAACTTCGCCGAACGTGAAGTTGCTCCGTACATCCGCGAATGGGATCGGAGTGGCGCAAAAGCTGAAGGGCCGGAAGATCGCCCGCACTTGCGCCCGATCCTCAAACGGATGGGCGAACTAGGCTTCCTCGGCATCTGTATTCCACAGCGGTACGGTGGCGCCGGGATGGATTATCTGGCGCTCGCAGTTGTGTGCGAAGAGTTGGAACGGGTTGACAGCTTTCTGCGGGTTGTCATGAGCGTGCATACCGGCCTCAATTCTCTCTCGCTCCTGCAATGGGGAACGGAAGAGCAGAAACAGCGCTTCCTGGTACCGCAGGCACGTGGCGAGAAGCTGGCCGCCTACTGCTTGACCGAACCTAACAGTGGCACCGATGCCGCCGCCATGCAGGCTACTGCGCGCCGCGATGGTGATGTCTATATCCTCAACGGCGAGAAGATTTGGATTAGTCTCGCCGATCTGGCCGACAACTTTCTCGTCTTTGCCAAAACCGACCCCGCTGCCGGACCACGCGGCATCACGGCGTTCATTGTTGAACGCACTATGCCCGGTGTGAGCAGTTATCCAATTCACGGTAAATTGGGAGTACGGGCCGGCAACACCGGTGGTGTTGTATTCCAAGATGTCCGTGTACCACTCTCACATCGGCTAGGCGAAGAGGGTGAAGGTTTCAAGATTGCGATGGCCGCGCTCGACAATGGCCGTTACACCGTCGCTGCCGGTGCTACCGGCCTGATCCAAGCCAGCCTTGAAGCGAGCATCCGTTATGCCCGCGAACGACAAACCTTCGGTGTGCCTATCGGCGAACACCAACTGGTCAAGCGAATGATCAGTCATATGGTGCGCAAACTCGACACCTCGCGCTTGCTCGTCTACCGAGCCGGTTGGATGAAGAATAAAGGCATTCGCAACACCCGCGAAACCACCCTCGCGAAATGGCACGCGACGGTAAGCAGTTTTGAAGCCGCCGATGATGCGCTCCAGATTCACGGCGCGTATGGTTATGCCGACGAGTATCCGGTTGAGCGTTATTTACGCAACGCCCGTGGTGCGATCATCTATGAGGGGACGCGCGAGTTACAAGAGCTGCTACAGGCCGATTTTGTGATGGGCTACCGCAAATATCCAACCCTGCGGTGTGAATTGCCGGCCTACGACCCGGAGCTTTGGGAAGGCGAAGCGTAG
- a CDS encoding 1-phosphofructokinase family hexose kinase — MMAASPTFCIITPNPALDHILLAPSLRIGTIQRVPQTHLAAGGKGLNVARVARALGMNVTVCAPLGGFTGQHVASLAVREGIALTAVPIDGETRICTLIVDPTTDTITVLNEQGPSLTDHHWQAFIDRVLKVQATWNLICGSLPPGIAPTVLTDLIDELYRQNRYVLVDTSGPALAAAMAVKPDVVKINGDEAGELLGMSVTSIATAQQAASELVRRGIDTAVITLGAQGAVGIGRRHGPAGVIAMPSPITARSPIGCGDSFFAGLAMALADDRSLAEALRIATACGVADAQTIEPGRIDPQIINTLAQQIAISYW; from the coding sequence ATGATGGCAGCTTCACCAACGTTCTGTATTATCACACCTAATCCGGCCCTCGATCACATCTTACTCGCCCCATCGTTACGGATCGGTACCATTCAGCGGGTACCCCAAACTCATCTGGCAGCCGGCGGCAAGGGGTTGAACGTCGCTCGAGTAGCACGAGCGTTAGGGATGAACGTCACCGTATGTGCGCCGCTCGGCGGATTTACCGGACAACACGTAGCCAGCCTCGCCGTGCGCGAAGGTATCGCCCTCACCGCTGTCCCAATTGACGGCGAGACACGCATCTGCACGCTCATCGTCGATCCGACGACGGACACGATCACGGTGCTTAACGAACAAGGGCCATCACTTACCGATCACCATTGGCAGGCATTTATCGATCGCGTTTTGAAAGTTCAGGCAACGTGGAATCTCATTTGCGGTAGTTTACCACCGGGAATTGCGCCTACTGTTCTCACCGATCTCATCGATGAACTGTACCGGCAGAACCGCTATGTACTGGTCGACACCAGTGGGCCGGCGCTAGCCGCAGCGATGGCAGTCAAACCCGACGTGGTCAAAATCAACGGCGATGAGGCCGGCGAACTCCTCGGTATGTCGGTGACGAGCATTGCGACCGCACAACAGGCGGCAAGCGAACTCGTTCGACGCGGGATCGACACCGCCGTTATTACGCTCGGTGCCCAAGGAGCGGTCGGTATCGGGCGACGACATGGGCCGGCCGGCGTGATCGCCATGCCATCACCTATAACTGCCCGCAGCCCGATCGGCTGTGGCGATTCGTTTTTTGCCGGCCTTGCCATGGCACTCGCCGACGACAGATCGCTGGCGGAAGCGTTACGAATTGCCACGGCCTGTGGTGTCGCCGATGCCCAAACTATCGAGCCGGGCCGGATCGACCCACA